The DNA segment CCTGAAACAAAAAGGTTAAAGCATCCCTTCCTCCCTACTCAACAAGATGCACCCACAGCAACTATTAGAAGCATATATATAATGTAACATTGTAACATTGAAACTAATAATAATCAAAGAGAGTGaggggaaaaagaaaagagcaaAGATGCCTCCTGATGTAATTCAATTTCGTCCTACCTTAGCACCTCTTCAATTTTCTTCACAACTTACATTAAAGCAACGTTCTAGCCCAAGAGATCATCGCCAAGGAATGAACCTCACCAACAAAAAGAAACTCATGCCTATCCTTCTTTTGATCCTTTCAATCATATCAATACTCAGGCTTCTGAGCCTCATTCTCCGCACTTCATCATCTGCTACTATGTCTCCACCACCCAGTTCTTCACTTTTTTCCACTCACAACAAAGTTGCAAAACATGCACCCGATTCCTCAAAGCACCCCAATTCCACCCTAACTGAAAAAGAGTTCAAAGTTCTCTCAAACCTCGTTGCTCTtaaatccccaagcaacctcCTCATATTTGGGTTCCAACCGCAGTACCTTACCCTCTCTTCAATGAATGCACCTGGAAGCACCATCTTTCTTTATGATGACATGATAGCCAAGGTAGCAACAAACTCCAACAACACTCAAACATACAAACTTGGGTATAATGTGCCATCTAAAAAGGCTTATAATTTGCTCAAACATGCAAGGCAGAACCAATTAGCTTGTGCACCAAGTTACCCAAAACTACTGCTTCAGAAATCGAAATGTAAGCTTGCATTGATGAATTTACCTGCAGAAGTGTATGAAAAGAAGTGGGATATCATTGTGGTAGATGGACCCAAAGGGGATTCGCCAGAGTCACCGGGTAGGATGGGTTCTATATACACTGCTAGTGTTCTAGCTAGAGCTGGGAATGTTTCTGACGTAGTTGTGCATGATGTGGATCGTATGATAGAGAAATGGTTTTCCTTGGAGTTTCTCTGCCATGAGAATTTGTTGTGTTCTAAAGGGAAATTGTGGCACTTCAGGATCAGTGGTCACTCCAATTCAACAACGTTCTGCACTTCCTGAATAGATAGTATTACTATAGAGCAGCACCATTATGGCTAGTTACACAGAGACTATTATATATGTAAGCGATATCATGATCAGTAAATGTCATTAGtcaattagtaatttaattttactcaAACAAGTATATATATCATGGTACAGCTATAGTTTAAATGCTGTTAATTCTGCATTAACGACTGCGCAGCACCAAATTGGTTCATAGAAAAACTGCCACATGAATACTGATATTCCCgaacaaattatattatatacagTAAGAATTTATTAACTTCACCTAAAATTGAAAAACTGAGTTACATATCAGTATATCACGTAAAAATTGACCGAAATTATCAACATGTGGTGATTCTCGACATACAATATAATTTTGTGTTGAGAATGGGATTTGAACCCACGGCCTTTGGGACCAGAACAGGTCTGAAATCTGAATGCATTCTATTTctatataaacaattaaattaaaaataatacatccAATAGATGtgaatgcaacaattatacatcaacaacaacaaaagcttCATCGGTGTAGTTAACTATATGGGTCATGCGCGGCAACATTAATCTTGGTTAAAAATTTAAGCATTTAAAAATGGAGTAAATTACACTAATAActcttcaaattttgtaaaattacaaacttttgttttttaatatttacactATAGGGGAATacggtataatttttttaaacaattaagagAGATTAATATAATGTAAAAGGAGGTGTCGTGTGTGTTTTCAGACAATTAAGGAAGCTAGTATAGCAGATAAAAGCAAGAAACTTGTGTAATTTCACAAAACTTTGAAGATAATTTCACAAAACTTGTGTAACTTTTTACTCTTAAAGATATTATTTGTTATAAGATTTCTTTTAACATCTTTTCTAATATCCTTGTTCTTTTTCTACTCTTTTTATggggttaaaaaaattatgcgatctatcaatatttttaaaattagactGGTCAAGACACTTATTTAAggttgaataatttatttatttgtattaaaactaatattaataaactaataataataatcaaataatacatataataatattaggtaaaaataatattataattttataatacttaaaattaaaataaagagatcattataTAGATTCTTAGCATTCAAAGTACACATAAATTACAAATCAACTATAACA comes from the Glycine soja cultivar W05 chromosome 6, ASM419377v2, whole genome shotgun sequence genome and includes:
- the LOC114415842 gene encoding glucuronoxylan 4-O-methyltransferase 1-like is translated as MPPDVIQFRPTLAPLQFSSQLTLKQRSSPRDHRQGMNLTNKKKLMPILLLILSIISILRLLSLILRTSSSATMSPPPSSSLFSTHNKVAKHAPDSSKHPNSTLTEKEFKVLSNLVALKSPSNLLIFGFQPQYLTLSSMNAPGSTIFLYDDMIAKVATNSNNTQTYKLGYNVPSKKAYNLLKHARQNQLACAPSYPKLLLQKSKCKLALMNLPAEVYEKKWDIIVVDGPKGDSPESPGRMGSIYTASVLARAGNVSDVVVHDVDRMIEKWFSLEFLCHENLLCSKGKLWHFRISGHSNSTTFCTS